The Devosia sp. YIM 151766 genome includes a region encoding these proteins:
- a CDS encoding HAD family phosphatase codes for MTILSDILPLRPFQAAIFDMDGTLLDTEAVFRDIVYDVCTELGFEMTDDVHRSMVGSSHEHTNRLLIEAYGVAFPYSLFDEKCRVIMRERSHAGVPVKPGARDFIVELRDRGIPVAVATSSRNPHAEHHLNAAGLLELFETVVTRDDVVHPKPHPEPYLTAAKRLGIEPALCLALEDSHAGVHAAHAAGMQTVMVPDLVSPNAEIEALGILVTQSLMHVHQAAFPRR; via the coding sequence ATGACTATTCTTTCCGACATTCTCCCCCTTCGCCCCTTCCAGGCCGCCATTTTCGATATGGATGGTACGCTGCTCGATACCGAGGCGGTGTTCCGCGACATCGTCTATGATGTCTGCACCGAGCTCGGCTTCGAGATGACCGACGATGTCCACCGCTCCATGGTCGGCTCCAGCCATGAACACACCAATCGGCTGCTGATCGAAGCCTATGGCGTCGCCTTTCCCTATTCGCTGTTCGACGAGAAATGCCGCGTCATCATGCGCGAGCGCAGCCATGCCGGCGTGCCCGTCAAGCCGGGGGCACGGGATTTCATCGTGGAATTGCGGGACCGCGGCATCCCCGTCGCCGTCGCCACCTCCTCGCGCAATCCGCACGCCGAACACCATTTGAACGCCGCCGGCCTGCTGGAGCTGTTCGAAACCGTGGTGACGCGGGACGATGTGGTTCATCCCAAGCCGCATCCCGAACCTTATCTCACCGCCGCCAAACGCCTCGGGATCGAGCCCGCCCTTTGCCTGGCGCTGGAAGACAGTCATGCCGGCGTGCACGCCGCCCATGCGGCGGGCATGCAGACCGTCATGGTGCCCGATCTGGTGAGCCCCAATGCCGAAATCGAGGCTTTGGGTATCCTCGTCACCCAGAGCCTGATGCATGTGCACCAGGCGGCTTTTCCGCGCCGCTGA
- a CDS encoding cell wall hydrolase, translating to MRSDRQQIIARALSPILALCAAALVLFVTLSPAHADTNIALPLPVPEAVAALRAQPALGPTLVPLAPEELALTPELLANYAQRQQALRAVDVTLAGPRPELTQDLLMGYISHASFGGNNALSAIASFTEPAPRPQASVTSHMLAAYVETDYQPMAKRIETANAERDCLAQAIYHEARGESAKGQLAVANVIVNRARSSKFPDSLCGVIYQNANRGLYRCQFTFACDGRNDTPGERRAWASSKELAKQVYAEFATGKEIGVLPGSALYYHTRAVAPSWSHTYSRVAAVDSHIFYSPN from the coding sequence TTGAGATCGGACCGGCAGCAGATTATCGCGCGCGCCCTTTCGCCAATATTGGCGCTGTGCGCCGCCGCCTTGGTGCTGTTCGTCACCCTTTCTCCGGCCCATGCCGACACCAATATCGCTCTACCCCTACCGGTGCCCGAAGCTGTCGCCGCATTGCGGGCGCAGCCGGCCCTCGGGCCGACCCTGGTGCCTTTGGCGCCAGAGGAGCTGGCGCTGACACCGGAACTGCTCGCCAATTACGCCCAGCGCCAGCAGGCCCTGCGCGCCGTCGACGTGACCTTGGCCGGACCGCGGCCCGAGCTCACGCAGGATCTGTTGATGGGCTATATCAGCCACGCCTCTTTCGGTGGCAATAACGCGCTTTCGGCCATTGCCAGCTTCACCGAGCCGGCCCCGCGCCCGCAGGCTTCGGTGACGTCCCACATGCTGGCTGCCTATGTCGAGACCGATTACCAGCCGATGGCCAAGCGCATCGAAACCGCCAATGCCGAGCGCGATTGCCTGGCCCAGGCCATCTATCACGAAGCCCGCGGGGAAAGCGCCAAGGGGCAATTGGCCGTCGCCAATGTGATCGTCAACCGCGCCCGGTCGAGCAAGTTCCCCGATTCGCTGTGCGGCGTCATTTATCAGAACGCCAATCGGGGCCTTTATCGCTGCCAGTTCACCTTTGCCTGCGACGGCCGTAACGATACGCCCGGCGAGCGCCGCGCCTGGGCCAGTTCGAAGGAATTGGCCAAGCAGGTCTATGCCGAATTCGCCACCGGCAAGGAGATCGGCGTGTTGCCCGGCTCGGCGCTGTATTATCACACGCGCGCCGTTGCTCCGTCCTGGTCCCACACCTATTCGCGCGTCGCGGCGGTGGATTCCCATATCTTCTATTCGCCGAACTGA